In Dyadobacter sp. NIV53, a single window of DNA contains:
- the rplA gene encoding 50S ribosomal protein L1 — MGKLTKKQKDALSKFDASQIYSLEQAADVLKTISYTKFDSSVDIDVRLGVDPRKADQMVRGVVTLPHGTGKEVRVLVLCTPDKEAEAKEAGADYVGLDEYITKIEQGWTDIDVIITMPSVMAKVGKLGKVLGPRGLMPNPKSGTVTPDVAKAVKEVKAGKIDFKVDKTGIIHASVGKVSFGTDQLAQNATEVINTLIRLKPSSAKGTYVKSIHLSSTMSPGVTIDKNTIPGL; from the coding sequence ATGGGAAAATTGACCAAAAAGCAAAAAGACGCTCTTTCGAAATTCGACGCAAGCCAGATCTACTCTCTTGAGCAGGCAGCGGATGTACTTAAAACGATTTCTTATACTAAATTTGATTCTTCTGTGGATATCGATGTCCGTTTGGGCGTAGATCCACGTAAGGCTGATCAGATGGTACGTGGCGTGGTAACATTGCCACACGGAACCGGAAAAGAAGTTCGTGTATTGGTATTGTGTACTCCGGATAAGGAGGCAGAAGCGAAAGAGGCAGGAGCAGACTATGTTGGGCTAGACGAATATATCACTAAGATAGAACAAGGCTGGACTGATATAGACGTAATCATCACAATGCCGTCTGTAATGGCAAAAGTGGGTAAGTTAGGTAAAGTATTGGGTCCTCGCGGATTAATGCCGAACCCTAAATCAGGTACAGTAACACCAGATGTTGCCAAAGCGGTTAAAGAAGTAAAAGCTGGTAAAATTGATTTCAAAGTTGATAAAACAGGAATCATTCATGCCAGTGTTGGTAAAGTTTCTTTCGGAACTGATCAGCTTGCACAAAACGCAACTGAAGTTATCAATACTTTGATACGCCTTAAACCTTCATCGGCAAAAGGTACTTACGTAAAGAGCATTCACTTGTCTTCTACGATGAGCCCGGGTGTTACTATAGACAAAAACACGATTCCAGGATTATAA
- the rplL gene encoding 50S ribosomal protein L7/L12 has product MADLKAFAEQLVNLTVKEVNELATILKDEYGIEPAAAGAVVVAGPAGGGGDAPVVEEKTSFDVILKAAGASKLAVVKLVKDLTGLGLKEAKELVDNSPKPVKEGVTKDEAEALKKQLEEAGAEVEVK; this is encoded by the coding sequence ATGGCAGATTTGAAAGCTTTCGCGGAACAGCTTGTTAACCTTACGGTTAAAGAAGTGAACGAATTGGCTACAATTCTTAAAGACGAATATGGCATCGAGCCTGCAGCTGCTGGTGCAGTTGTTGTGGCAGGTCCTGCTGGCGGCGGTGGCGATGCTCCTGTTGTTGAAGAAAAAACATCTTTTGATGTAATCTTGAAAGCAGCTGGTGCTAGTAAACTGGCAGTTGTGAAATTGGTTAAAGACCTTACAGGTCTTGGACTTAAAGAAGCAAAAGAATTAGTTGACAACTCTCCAAAACCAGTTAAAGAGGGTGTTACAAAAGACGAAGCTGAAGCTTTGAAAAAACAACTTGAAGAAGCTGGTGCTGAAGTTGAAGTAAAATAA
- a CDS encoding DUF3467 domain-containing protein, which translates to MEDTNKENEQQINVELSEEMAEGVYSNLAMIAHSNSEFILDFIRLMPGVPRAKVKARIIITPEHAKRLIAALKDNINKYEDQYGPIQSSQDSEPTFNFPISFGGPGGEA; encoded by the coding sequence ATGGAAGATACCAACAAAGAGAACGAACAACAGATTAATGTTGAACTGTCAGAAGAAATGGCAGAAGGTGTTTACTCAAATCTAGCTATGATCGCACATTCAAACAGCGAATTTATATTGGATTTTATACGCCTTATGCCAGGAGTTCCGCGGGCAAAAGTCAAAGCACGTATTATCATTACCCCTGAACACGCAAAGCGTTTAATAGCCGCTTTAAAGGATAATATCAATAAGTATGAAGACCAGTATGGCCCTATTCAAAGTTCTCAGGATAGTGAGCCGACTTTCAATTTTCCAATTAGTTTCGGGGGACCCGGCGGAGAGGCATAG
- a CDS encoding glutaminyl-peptide cyclotransferase, which produces MSSDNTEKAALASLSTSRYVIGDSVRIRLSQSLSKVNVVLDGKLMLENQNGSDSLQINSMKEKTGWHKLIVSGIDVNKVAFSDTLAFELISNVFPQEIKYTVLGQFPHQKTSFTEGLEFYKGELYESTGENGKSQLLKIDLKTGSSLKSISLDKQYFGEGITIVNDNIYQLTWQSGVCFQYDLDFKLQKTFTYYFQGWGLTHHDSTLIMSDGSNKIHFYNTDFEKTGDLEVYDNKGPVRNLNELEYVDGFIYANIFETNKIVKIDAITGKIIAFINMDSIIPAEIDSRRDVLNGIAYRSDEGAFYITGKNWPLLFKIRLKDLPKVKQLASASE; this is translated from the coding sequence ATGTCATCAGATAATACTGAAAAGGCTGCATTAGCATCACTTTCCACTTCCCGATATGTTATAGGTGATTCTGTCAGGATTAGGCTGTCCCAGTCTTTGTCAAAAGTTAATGTGGTACTGGATGGTAAATTAATGCTCGAAAATCAGAATGGAAGCGATTCACTTCAGATCAATAGCATGAAGGAAAAAACTGGCTGGCATAAGCTGATTGTAAGCGGAATAGATGTAAATAAAGTTGCTTTCTCGGATACCCTAGCATTTGAACTGATTTCGAACGTTTTTCCGCAAGAAATTAAGTACACTGTTCTTGGCCAGTTCCCTCACCAGAAAACCAGTTTTACAGAAGGACTGGAATTTTATAAAGGAGAATTATATGAAAGTACAGGAGAAAACGGCAAATCACAATTACTTAAAATTGATCTGAAAACCGGCTCCTCCCTTAAATCTATTTCTTTAGACAAACAATATTTTGGGGAAGGAATTACCATTGTAAATGACAACATATATCAGCTAACCTGGCAGTCCGGAGTATGTTTTCAATATGATCTTGATTTTAAACTGCAAAAAACTTTCACATACTATTTTCAGGGCTGGGGTTTAACACACCATGATTCTACTCTGATTATGAGCGACGGATCCAATAAAATCCATTTTTATAATACAGATTTTGAAAAAACAGGTGATCTGGAAGTTTACGACAACAAGGGGCCGGTCAGAAATTTGAACGAACTCGAATATGTAGACGGCTTCATTTATGCTAATATTTTTGAAACCAATAAAATAGTAAAAATTGATGCGATTACTGGCAAAATAATAGCTTTTATAAACATGGATAGCATTATTCCTGCCGAAATTGATTCCAGGCGTGACGTATTGAATGGAATTGCCTACCGGTCTGATGAAGGCGCATTTTATATCACTGGTAAAAACTGGCCACTTTTATTTAAAATCCGGTTAAAAGATTTACCGAAAGTAAAACAACTTGCATCTGCTTCCGAATAA
- the rplJ gene encoding 50S ribosomal protein L10, whose protein sequence is MTREEKAVMIDELSQKFSSTPYFYITSANGMSVKEVNILRALCFERGIEYRVVKNTLIKKALETLDTDYSSFDEVLKGFSGVMFHPESGKVPAQLIKEFKKKGGSDKLKFKGASVDSSVFVGESQLDVLIALKSKQEMVGEIIGLLQSPAKNVIGALKSGGNKLAGILKTLSEKED, encoded by the coding sequence ATGACACGGGAAGAGAAAGCAGTAATGATTGACGAGTTAAGTCAGAAATTCTCTAGCACGCCATACTTTTACATTACCAGCGCTAACGGCATGTCCGTTAAAGAGGTAAATATCTTAAGAGCTCTATGCTTTGAAAGAGGTATTGAGTATCGTGTTGTTAAGAATACTTTGATTAAGAAAGCATTAGAAACATTAGATACGGATTATTCATCATTTGATGAAGTTCTGAAAGGATTTTCCGGCGTCATGTTTCACCCGGAGTCAGGTAAAGTTCCTGCACAGCTGATAAAAGAATTCAAGAAAAAAGGAGGTAGTGACAAGCTTAAATTTAAAGGAGCTTCTGTTGACTCATCTGTTTTTGTTGGCGAAAGCCAGCTTGACGTTCTGATTGCTCTAAAATCAAAACAAGAAATGGTTGGAGAGATTATCGGATTGTTGCAATCACCTGCTAAAAATGTTATCGGCGCTCTTAAAAGCGGTGGAAACAAATTGGCTGGTATTCTTAAGACTTTGTCTGAAAAAGAAGACTAA
- the nusG gene encoding transcription termination/antitermination protein NusG gives MSSLNWFVLRAVSGQEKKIKSYIENEITRQKLNEFVPQILIPSEKIYEMRNGKKRVREKNFFPGYIIISADLSKGEVLHIITSIPGVIGFLGNSEGNSKVPVPLRQAEINRILGRVDEAEHHEEAPSMSFIKGETVKVVDGPFSGFIGLVEEVFDEKKKLNVVVKIFGRNTPVELSYAQVEKDS, from the coding sequence ATGAGTAGTCTAAATTGGTTTGTATTGAGAGCTGTGTCAGGACAGGAGAAAAAAATCAAGTCCTACATCGAGAATGAAATAACACGGCAAAAACTCAATGAATTTGTTCCTCAAATTCTTATTCCTTCGGAGAAGATTTATGAAATGCGGAACGGAAAGAAGAGAGTAAGGGAAAAAAACTTTTTCCCGGGATACATTATCATTTCGGCTGATTTGTCTAAGGGAGAAGTACTGCACATTATTACGAGTATTCCTGGTGTTATAGGTTTCCTGGGTAATTCAGAAGGTAATTCCAAAGTTCCTGTTCCTTTACGTCAGGCAGAGATAAACAGGATCCTGGGAAGAGTTGATGAAGCAGAGCACCATGAAGAGGCACCAAGTATGTCCTTCATCAAAGGTGAAACTGTTAAAGTAGTAGACGGTCCTTTCAGTGGATTTATAGGACTGGTCGAAGAGGTATTTGATGAGAAGAAAAAACTGAATGTAGTTGTAAAAATATTCGGGCGTAATACACCCGTGGAACTAAGTTACGCACAAGTAGAAAAAGATAGTTAA
- the rpoC gene encoding DNA-directed RNA polymerase subunit beta' codes for MSFKKNKKLNSDFSRMTISLASPESILESSFGEVTQPETINYRTYKPEMGGLFCERIFGPVKDWECHCGKYKRIRYKGIICDRCGVEVTEKKVRRERMGHIELVVPVAHIWYFRSLPNKIGYLLGLSTKKLDQIIYYERYAVVQAGVKEEDGVGYLDFLTEDEYLDIIDKLPRENQMLPDTDPNKFIARMGADALEMLLSRIKLDELSYELRHQAATDTSQQRKAEALKRLKVVEAFRDANTRIENRPQWMVIKMVPVIPPELRPLVPLDGGRFATSDLNDLYRRVIIRNNRLKRLIEIKAPEVILRNEKRMLQEAVDSLFDNSRKVNAVRSEGNRALKSLSDMLKGKQGRFRQNLLGKRVDYSGRSVIVVGPELKLHECGLPKDMAAELFKPFIIRKLIERGIVKTVKSAKKIVDRKDPVIWDILENVLKGHPVLLNRAPTLHRLGIQAFQPKLIEGKAIQLHPLVCTAFNADFDGDQMAVHVPLGQEAVLEASMLMLSSHNILNPANGAPITVPSQDMVLGLYYVTKGRLTTPEYPIIGEGMIFYGPDEVIIAINEGKLSKHANIKCRLRVRNDDGTFEIKLIDTVAGRILFNQAVPAEVGYINELLTKKKLQQIIGLVFKMAGVARTAQFLDEIKELGFQMAFKGGLSMGLNDVMVPAEKEKLIEQAKIDVENVWSNYLMGLITENERYNQVIDIWTRVNSRITETLMKQLETDQGGFNSIYMMMHSGARGSREQIRQLGGMRGLMAKPQKNIAGGAGEIIENPILSNFKEGLDVLEYFISTHGARKGLADTALKTADAGYLTRRLHDVAQDVVVIENDCGSLRGIAISALKDNEDIVEPLSERILGRVSVHDVFDPLSKELILASGQEITEEIASYIDETSIETVEIRSVLTCETRNGVCAKCYGRSLASAYMVNIGEAVGVIASQSIGEPGTQLTLRTFHVGGTASNISVEANIKAKFDGTIQFEELRLVESQNSDGDAITVVMGRSGEVRIVNLETGQLLISNNVPYGAQLLVKDGDKVTKGQELCTWDPYHAVILSEFTGIVSFDAIEEGITYREEFDEQTGFQESVIIETRDKTKNPALVVKGKSTLLKDQTEKGYNLPVGARLVVKNGTAIKAGQPLAKIPRVVGKTRDITGGLPRVTELFEARNPSNPATVSEIDGVVSYGGVKRGNREIHIESRDGTQRRYMVALSKHILVQDGDFVKAGDPLSDGAITPADILSIKGPTAVQEYLVNEIQEVYRLQGVKINDKHIECIVRQMMQKVEILDAGDTNFLEMQPVDRVVFREENDKILDLKVVEDAGSSETLKPGMIISVRRLRDENSSLRRRDLKLVTARDAQAAVAKPTLMGITQASLGTESFVSAASFQETTKVLSEAAVRGKRDELKGLKENVIVGHLIPAGTGMRRYESLIVGSKEEFDALAESREKQSRKKRELV; via the coding sequence ATGTCTTTCAAAAAGAATAAAAAACTTAATAGTGATTTTTCCAGAATGACGATCAGTCTGGCTTCACCTGAGTCTATCCTTGAGAGCTCTTTCGGTGAAGTAACCCAGCCTGAAACCATCAACTACCGGACTTATAAACCGGAAATGGGTGGGTTATTCTGTGAGCGTATTTTCGGTCCTGTTAAAGACTGGGAATGTCATTGTGGTAAATACAAACGTATCCGTTATAAAGGTATCATCTGCGACCGTTGCGGTGTGGAGGTGACTGAGAAAAAGGTACGTCGTGAGCGCATGGGACACATCGAATTGGTGGTTCCTGTTGCACACATCTGGTACTTTCGTAGTTTACCTAACAAAATCGGGTATTTACTTGGATTGTCTACCAAAAAACTGGATCAGATCATTTACTACGAGCGATATGCTGTAGTTCAGGCTGGTGTGAAAGAAGAAGATGGTGTTGGTTACCTTGACTTCCTTACAGAAGATGAATATCTTGATATCATCGACAAATTGCCACGTGAAAATCAAATGCTTCCGGATACAGATCCAAACAAGTTCATAGCAAGGATGGGTGCAGATGCACTTGAAATGCTTTTGAGCAGGATTAAACTGGATGAGCTTTCTTACGAACTTCGTCACCAGGCGGCAACAGATACTTCTCAGCAACGTAAAGCGGAAGCGCTTAAACGTCTGAAAGTGGTTGAAGCTTTCCGTGATGCGAATACACGTATCGAAAACCGCCCTCAATGGATGGTGATTAAAATGGTACCAGTTATTCCACCGGAACTTCGTCCGTTAGTACCTCTTGATGGTGGTCGTTTTGCAACTTCTGACTTGAATGATTTGTATCGCCGCGTTATCATTCGTAATAACCGTTTGAAACGTCTGATAGAAATCAAAGCGCCGGAAGTAATTTTGCGTAATGAAAAACGTATGTTGCAGGAAGCGGTAGATTCGCTTTTTGATAATAGCCGTAAAGTGAATGCGGTACGTTCTGAAGGGAACCGTGCCTTGAAATCACTTTCTGATATGTTGAAAGGTAAGCAAGGACGTTTCCGTCAAAACTTACTTGGAAAGCGTGTCGATTATTCAGGTCGTTCGGTAATTGTTGTTGGACCGGAATTGAAACTGCATGAGTGCGGATTGCCGAAAGATATGGCTGCTGAATTATTCAAGCCTTTTATCATTCGCAAGCTGATCGAGCGTGGAATCGTTAAAACTGTAAAATCAGCTAAGAAAATCGTAGATCGTAAAGATCCTGTGATCTGGGATATTTTGGAAAACGTATTGAAAGGACATCCAGTTCTTCTAAACCGTGCTCCTACGCTTCACCGTTTGGGTATCCAGGCGTTCCAGCCAAAGCTGATCGAAGGAAAAGCAATCCAGTTACATCCATTGGTATGTACCGCATTCAACGCTGACTTTGACGGTGACCAGATGGCCGTTCACGTGCCATTGGGTCAGGAAGCCGTTCTGGAAGCTTCAATGCTGATGCTTTCTTCACATAACATTCTTAACCCTGCCAACGGTGCACCGATTACGGTACCATCACAAGACATGGTTTTGGGTCTGTATTATGTTACAAAAGGCCGTTTAACCACTCCTGAATATCCTATTATCGGAGAAGGAATGATTTTCTATGGCCCTGATGAAGTAATTATTGCGATCAACGAAGGCAAGCTTTCTAAACATGCTAATATCAAATGCCGTTTGCGTGTACGTAACGACGATGGTACTTTCGAGATCAAGCTTATAGATACAGTAGCAGGACGTATTTTGTTCAATCAGGCTGTTCCAGCTGAGGTTGGTTATATCAACGAATTGCTGACCAAGAAAAAACTTCAGCAAATCATTGGTTTGGTATTTAAAATGGCGGGTGTGGCCCGTACTGCTCAATTCCTGGATGAAATCAAAGAACTTGGTTTCCAAATGGCCTTTAAAGGCGGGTTGTCAATGGGATTGAATGACGTAATGGTGCCTGCTGAAAAAGAAAAACTGATCGAACAAGCGAAAATAGACGTTGAAAACGTTTGGAGTAACTATTTGATGGGTCTTATCACAGAAAACGAACGTTACAACCAGGTTATCGATATCTGGACACGTGTTAACTCACGTATCACAGAAACGTTGATGAAACAATTGGAAACGGATCAGGGTGGATTTAACTCTATCTATATGATGATGCACTCCGGTGCTCGTGGATCACGTGAACAAATTCGTCAGCTGGGTGGAATGAGGGGTCTTATGGCTAAACCTCAGAAAAACATCGCGGGTGGTGCAGGTGAAATTATTGAAAACCCGATTCTTTCCAACTTTAAGGAAGGTCTTGACGTTCTTGAATACTTTATCTCAACACACGGTGCGCGTAAAGGTCTTGCAGATACAGCTTTGAAAACAGCTGATGCGGGTTACCTGACTCGTCGTCTGCATGATGTTGCCCAGGATGTTGTTGTAATTGAAAATGATTGCGGCTCGCTTCGCGGTATTGCAATTTCTGCTTTGAAAGACAATGAAGATATTGTTGAGCCATTATCTGAACGTATTCTTGGCCGTGTGAGTGTTCATGATGTTTTTGATCCTTTATCAAAAGAATTGATCCTTGCTTCCGGACAGGAAATTACAGAAGAAATTGCTTCTTATATTGATGAAACAAGTATCGAAACAGTTGAAATCCGTTCTGTACTGACCTGTGAAACACGTAATGGTGTTTGTGCAAAATGCTACGGACGTTCTCTTGCTTCGGCTTATATGGTTAACATTGGTGAAGCTGTGGGTGTAATTGCATCTCAGTCAATCGGTGAACCGGGTACGCAGCTTACACTTCGTACTTTCCACGTCGGTGGTACTGCTTCCAACATCTCTGTTGAAGCAAATATCAAGGCGAAATTTGACGGAACGATTCAGTTTGAAGAGTTACGTTTGGTAGAATCTCAAAATTCTGATGGCGATGCGATTACAGTAGTAATGGGTCGTTCAGGTGAGGTTAGGATTGTTAACCTTGAAACAGGACAATTGTTGATCTCTAACAACGTTCCTTATGGTGCTCAGCTTCTTGTAAAAGATGGCGACAAAGTAACAAAAGGACAGGAACTTTGTACATGGGATCCATATCACGCAGTTATTCTTTCTGAATTCACTGGTATTGTTTCATTCGATGCAATTGAAGAAGGAATTACATATCGTGAAGAATTTGATGAGCAGACGGGCTTCCAGGAATCAGTGATCATTGAAACACGTGACAAAACCAAAAACCCCGCATTGGTGGTAAAAGGTAAAAGCACCTTGTTGAAAGATCAGACTGAAAAAGGATACAACTTACCAGTTGGTGCCCGTTTGGTGGTGAAAAATGGTACAGCAATTAAAGCTGGCCAGCCTTTGGCAAAAATCCCTCGTGTTGTTGGAAAAACCCGCGATATTACGGGAGGTCTGCCGCGTGTAACGGAATTATTCGAAGCACGTAACCCATCAAACCCTGCAACTGTATCTGAAATCGATGGTGTTGTGTCTTATGGTGGTGTTAAACGTGGTAACCGCGAAATTCATATCGAATCGAGAGATGGTACACAACGCCGTTATATGGTTGCTCTTTCGAAACACATTCTGGTTCAGGATGGGGACTTTGTAAAAGCTGGTGATCCGTTATCCGATGGTGCGATTACTCCGGCTGATATCTTGTCTATCAAAGGGCCAACAGCAGTTCAGGAATATCTTGTGAATGAAATTCAGGAGGTATATCGTCTGCAGGGTGTGAAGATCAATGATAAGCACATTGAATGTATTGTTCGTCAGATGATGCAGAAAGTAGAGATACTTGATGCTGGTGATACCAACTTCCTTGAAATGCAACCGGTTGACCGTGTTGTGTTCCGTGAAGAAAATGATAAAATACTTGACTTGAAAGTAGTTGAAGATGCTGGTAGCTCTGAAACATTGAAACCAGGTATGATCATTTCAGTTCGCCGTTTGCGTGACGAGAATTCAAGCTTGAGACGTCGTGACCTTAAACTGGTTACAGCACGTGATGCACAGGCAGCAGTGGCGAAACCTACTTTAATGGGTATCACACAAGCTTCATTAGGTACTGAAAGTTTCGTTTCTGCGGCTTCGTTCCAGGAAACAACCAAGGTGCTTTCAGAAGCCGCTGTACGTGGAAAACGTGATGAACTGAAAGGCTTAAAGGAAAATGTGATCGTTGGTCACCTGATCCCGGCTGGTACAGGTATGCGTCGTTACGAAAGCCTGATCGTTGGTTCGAAAGAAGAATTTGATGCATTGGCAGAATCCCGCGAAAAACAGTCACGTAAAAAACGTGAATTAGTATAA